One segment of Carya illinoinensis cultivar Pawnee chromosome 13, C.illinoinensisPawnee_v1, whole genome shotgun sequence DNA contains the following:
- the LOC122292348 gene encoding cytochrome P450 94C1 yields MGFEASLCLQSMSTIFCILFFSFTVFFSLFSLLIFILRLKPWCNCQVCRSYLSSSWAKEFGNLADWYTHLLQKSPTGTIHVHVLGNTITANPENVEHILKTRFDNYPKGKPFSVILGDLLGHGIFNVDGDSWRFQRKMASLELGSVSVRSYALEIVSSEIQSRLVPLLLSVAGKQDGVLDLQDVFRRFSFDNICRFSFGLDPGSLQLSLPISSFAVAFDVASKLSAERAMAVSPIVWKIKRLLNVGSERKLKEAIKTVNILATEMKNQRRKMGFSDRNDLLSRFMASIDDEKYLRDIVISFVLAGRDTVASALTSFFYLLSQHQRVEAAIRDEVERVIGRRTQEVAAGSFEQMRQMHYLNAAIYESMRLYPPVQFDSKFCQEDDILPDGTFVTKGTRVTYHPYAMGRMERIWGPDCLEFKPERWLRDGVFMPENPFKYPVFQGGLRVCLGKEMALVEMRSVVLALVQRFDIRLADPNWTPRFIPGFTATVRGGLPVFVQQKGG; encoded by the coding sequence ATGGGTTTTGAAGCTTCGTTGTGTCTGCAATCCATGTCCACCATTTTCTGCATTTTATTCTTCTCTTTCACcgtgtttttttctttgttctctctcttaATCTTCATCTTGCGGCTTAAACCGTGGTGTAACTGCCAGGTTTGCCGGAGTTACTTGTCGTCGAGTTGGGCCAAGGAGTTCGGAAATCTGGCCGATTGGTATACGCATCTTCTCCAGAAGTCGCCCACCGGGACTATACATGTTCACGTGCTCGGAAACACCATCACTGCCAACCCGGAAAACGTCGAGCACATACTGAAAACCAGGTTTGACAACTACCCGAAAGGGAAACCGTTTTCGGTTATCCTCGGTGATCTTCTGGGCCACGGGATTTTTAACGTGGACGGCGACTCGTGGAGGTTCCAGCGAAAAATGGCGAGCCTGGAACTCGGTAGCGTCTCGGTTCGGTCCTACGCGTTGGAGATTGTCTCCTCCGAGATCCAATCCAGGCTAGTTCCTCTCTTGTTATCCGTGGCTGGCAAACAAGACGGAGTTTTAGACCTACAAGACGTGTTTCGCCGCTTCTCCTTCGATAACATTTGCAGATTCTCCTTCGGATTAGACCCAGGCAGCCTCCAACTATCGCTGCCTATATCTAGTTTCGCCGTTGCCTTCGACGTTGCCTCCAAGCTATCTGCGGAGCGAGCAATGGCAGTCTCTCCTATCGTGTGGAAGATCAAGCGGCTGCTTAATGTGGGCTCAGAAAGGAAGCTAAAGGAAGCCATCAAAACGGTGAATATCCTAGCCACTGAGATGAAAAACCAACGGCGAAAAATGGGCTTTTCCGACAGAAACGACCTTCTATCAAGATTTATGGCTTCCATAGACGACGAAAAGTATCTCCGTGACATTGTCATAAGCTTCGTCTTGGCTGGCCGTGACACAGTGGCCTCCGCCTTGACCAGTTTCTTCTACCTGTTATCGCAGCACCAGAGGGTTGAGGCTGCGATTCGGGACGAGGTGGAGCGGGTCATTGGAAGGCGGACTCAGGAGGTGGCGGCCGGGAGCTTCGAGCAAATGCGCCAAATGCACTACTTGAACGCAGCAATCTATGAGAGTATGAGGCTTTATCCTCCAGTTCAGTTCGATTCTAAGTTTTGCCAAGAGGACGATATATTACCCGACGGTACCTTTGTAACGAAAGGCACGAGGGTTACGTACCACCCCTACGCAATGGGCCGTATGGAGCGCATCTGGGGCCCGGATTGTCTCGAATTCAAGCCTGAGAGGTGGTTAAGAGACGGCGTTTTCATGCCTGAAAACCCGTTCAAGTATCCAGTTTTTCAGGGTGGACTTAGGGTTTGTTTGGGGAAGGAAATGGCACTTGTGGAGATGAGAAGTGTTGTGCTTGCTCTAGTTCAACGGTTTGATATTCGGCTTGCCGATCCAAACTGGACACCGCGGTTCATCCCGGGCTTTACCGCCACCGTGAGAGGCGGACTGCCGGTTTTTGTTCAACAGAAGGGGGGCTAA